In Hahella sp. KA22, one genomic interval encodes:
- the mrdA gene encoding penicillin-binding protein 2, translated as MASRELKDHFREQRIFFQRAIWAALGVIALSLALFARYYYLQINQHEVYKTLSDRNRMQLQSITPTRGLIYDRNGVLLADNQPTFSLTLVKERTKDVDATIAELQDILEITDDDVESFRKRMGQRRRPYESVTLKSRLTEEEIARIAVNRHRLAGVEVEAELIRYYPLSDTLAHVLGYVGRISERELKQVDPANYSGTQYYGKLGVERHYESLLHGSVGYQTVETDARGRVLRVLDRVAPTPGADISLYLDVNLQRAAIEALDGRRGAVVAIEPSTGGILALVSTPSFDPNLFVTGIDSATYKALQDSPDIPLFNRALRGQYPPGSTIKPFLGLAGLDTETINVNSRVWDPGWYQLKNDDRKYRDWKRSGHGWVDLNASIEQSCDVFFYDMAFKMGVDNMYAYMAQFGFGEQMVYDIDEAQDGILPSREWKRAARRLPWFPGDSLNMGIGQGFMLSTPMQLATATAVLANRGKWVRPRLIKTINESEVADIESPPDVTLKQEWYWNYVIKAMEGVMHGRHGTARSSGKDSTYKMAGKTGTAQVIGIKQNAVYDAEAIAERHRDHALFVGFAPVDNPKIAVAVLVENGGGGSGAAAPVARKMFDAHLVGPKLEPGQMQAASP; from the coding sequence ATGGCTTCTCGAGAGCTGAAAGACCACTTCCGCGAGCAACGCATTTTTTTCCAACGGGCCATTTGGGCTGCACTGGGGGTAATCGCCCTGAGTCTTGCGCTGTTCGCCCGCTATTACTACCTGCAAATCAATCAACACGAAGTCTACAAGACCCTTTCCGACCGCAACCGCATGCAATTGCAATCCATCACGCCCACCCGTGGCCTGATCTATGATCGCAACGGCGTATTGCTGGCGGATAATCAGCCCACATTTTCCCTCACGTTGGTGAAAGAGCGGACTAAAGACGTAGACGCCACCATCGCGGAACTGCAGGACATTCTTGAGATTACGGACGATGATGTGGAGTCGTTCCGAAAACGTATGGGGCAGCGTAGACGGCCTTATGAGTCTGTGACGTTGAAATCGCGTCTGACGGAGGAGGAGATCGCTCGTATCGCCGTTAACCGACACCGGCTCGCGGGCGTTGAAGTCGAGGCGGAGTTGATCCGCTATTATCCGTTGAGCGACACCCTGGCTCATGTGCTGGGATATGTCGGCCGCATCAGTGAGCGCGAACTGAAACAAGTCGACCCCGCCAATTACAGCGGCACACAGTACTACGGCAAGCTTGGGGTGGAACGCCATTATGAGAGCCTGCTGCATGGCTCTGTTGGCTATCAGACGGTGGAGACTGACGCACGCGGTCGTGTGCTGAGAGTCCTTGATCGTGTTGCGCCAACCCCTGGCGCGGATATTTCCCTGTATCTGGACGTCAATTTGCAACGCGCAGCCATCGAAGCGCTGGATGGTCGGCGGGGCGCGGTTGTAGCGATAGAGCCTTCCACTGGCGGGATTCTTGCGCTGGTCAGCACGCCCAGTTTTGATCCCAACCTGTTTGTCACCGGCATCGACTCCGCGACCTATAAAGCATTGCAGGACTCGCCGGATATTCCCCTTTTTAACCGCGCGCTGCGGGGACAGTATCCGCCTGGCTCCACCATTAAGCCGTTTCTTGGCCTGGCGGGATTGGACACGGAAACCATCAACGTCAATTCCCGGGTATGGGACCCAGGCTGGTATCAACTCAAAAACGATGACCGCAAGTATCGCGACTGGAAGCGCTCCGGCCATGGTTGGGTGGACCTCAACGCGTCCATCGAGCAGTCATGCGATGTTTTCTTCTATGACATGGCCTTCAAAATGGGGGTCGATAATATGTACGCCTACATGGCGCAGTTCGGCTTCGGCGAGCAGATGGTTTACGACATCGACGAGGCTCAGGACGGCATCTTGCCCTCACGGGAGTGGAAGCGCGCGGCGCGCCGGCTTCCCTGGTTCCCTGGCGACTCGTTGAATATGGGGATTGGCCAGGGCTTTATGCTTTCCACCCCCATGCAGTTAGCCACGGCGACGGCGGTTTTGGCCAATCGTGGCAAGTGGGTGCGTCCCCGTTTGATCAAGACCATCAATGAGAGTGAAGTGGCGGATATTGAGTCGCCTCCTGACGTCACGCTTAAGCAGGAGTGGTACTGGAACTATGTGATCAAAGCGATGGAAGGCGTCATGCACGGACGTCACGGCACCGCTCGCTCCAGTGGTAAGGACTCCACTTACAAAATGGCGGGGAAAACCGGAACGGCGCAGGTAATCGGCATCAAACAGAATGCTGTGTACGATGCGGAAGCCATCGCTGAACGTCATCGCGACCATGCCCTTTTTGTTGGGTTTGCGCCCGTGGATAATCCCAAAATCGCCGTAGCCGTATTAGTTGAAAACGGCGGGGGCGGCAGCGGTGCTGCGGCGCCAGTGGCGCGCAAGATGTTTGACGCTCACTTGGTTGGGCCCAAACTGGAGCCGGGGCAGATGCAGGCGGCTTCGCCCTGA